The Anomaloglossus baeobatrachus isolate aAnoBae1 chromosome 5, aAnoBae1.hap1, whole genome shotgun sequence genome includes the window CCATTACTGGCCAGTCTAATTAAATGTGGATTTCTTGGGGCACTTTAGGTATATTTAACCCCTGCTGGGGGAATTTCACAGTTTTGGCCGCTGGAGGGCTCAGGTGGATAGGTTGTAGCCTTAGGTTTCtgtctcttttatttttttttttttgctggcagTGAAGGAATGACTCCAACCACTTCAAAGGATTTATTCTACCTTTATCTGATGGCTGAAAGGGCTTCCTGCACTGTAAAATGAGATTCATGCACTTGGATGGCTTATTCAGTGGTGTCTTGTTTTTTTGCAGATTAGGATTGCTGGATTATGTATGCATGTGATAGGGGCTCAGATTATCTCAGATAGAAACTGCACCCTCATTGCATTCAATCTTGCTTTAATCAATGACATCAGTTCTGCATTTATATGAAGTCTagctgccatatatatatatatatatatatatatatatatatatatatatatatatatatatatatatatatatatatatatatatatatatataaaaatctgagCAGAACTCTCAGTATAGAGCTGTGATGTTTGCCTTAGGAGCAATAATACATAACAAagtaatataataatattattaatttcCTTCTTTTTCTGCTTCTTCATAGTAATAATAAGTGAATTAtattatttttgttattattattactatgaaaAAAGCAGAAGAagaagaaaattattattattgttattattattactactactatgaAGAAGTAGAgaaataacattattattattattattattattattattattattactactatgaaGAAGCTGAATATTATTATGAAGCAGAAGaagaatactattattattattattattattattactaccatGAAGAAGTAGAAaaagaacattattattattattattattatgaagaaGAAGAAGCtgaagaatattattattattattattattattattagtagtagtagtagtattatgaAGCAGaagaagaataaaattattattattactatgaagAAGTAGAAAAAGAAAATTattaatagtattattattatttttatgaagaagcttattattattattattattattattattattattattattaatgataataaataataataataacaacattctGGTCAAAGTAAAATGCCATTGGATAATAATATCATATAATAGCGTAAAAAATGTGTAGTATAAGAACAAGTCAAATAATAGTCATATAGGAtggtaataaataatataataataataataataatgtaatatattGTACTGTAGTAAAATAGTAATgtcatatatataataaaattttattattatttattaacctATAATGTAAAAGTCTGAATAACACAATAGATTATACCTGTATTAGATACATAGAACATATCTAACAAGACTGATTCTGTATGCTCCTGGTCTATATGGTCTCTGGTGCAGAGTGATTTATGTTTCCTCCTGTTGCCATATTTTAGGCTGCTAAATGAGGGCGAGAAGCGTCCTTTTGTAGAAGAAGCTGAGAGACTTAGAATCCAGCACAAGAAGGACCATCcggactacaagtaccagccacgcCGCAGAAAATCCGTCAAGAATGGTCAGGCTGAGCAAGAGGATGGCTCCGAGCAGACCCATATCTCCCCCAATGCCATTTTCAAGGCTCTGCAGGCGGACTCCCCACACTCTGCCTCAAGTATGAGCGAGGTGCACTCCCCAGGGGAACACTCAGGTAAGGACGGACCTCCTGTTTTATGCACTGATTTGCATGCTATTCAATGGATGCATGTTAGAAATTGCAGTGGTCATGCAGGACATAGCGTCCGCCATGTCTGTGCAGGTGTGCTGTACTGCCCCCGCCTATGGGGGTAATAATGTCTGAATTATATAGGGCTTGATAATGTTGCACCTATTATCTCCTCTCACCTTCTGTCCGGCATCTGTTGGGTTAAACTTACTGTAGGATCCTGGCGTTAATGATTAGCCGGAGTTATATGGCACCTGTTTGTATGAGATATAAGATAGGCAGCACACTCCTACCTAACTCTATGTGACCCTGCCGCTAATCTGCTGGCTCCTTTAATGAAGCAGTGTGGATGCACGTGTACTGAGACGTTAGCTATGGCTTTGTAAAAGTTCTTCATTTTTCCAGCTTCATTCTGCATTGCTTTGTAGTCAGATCTATCTATTTTTCACTTTTTATGACATTTTGGTTATGTTTTTTGCTGCAGGTCAATCACAGGGGCCACCGACTCCACCGACCACCCCTAAAACAGATGTGCAGCCGGGCAAGCCGGACCTAAAGCGTGAAGGTCGCACCATACAAGAGCCCGGCCGCCAGCCCCCTCATATTGATTTCCGTGATGTGGACATTGGAGAGCTGAGTAGTGAGGTGATTTCCAATATTGAGACCTTCGATGTCAATGAATTCGACCAATACTTGCCACCCAACGGGCACCCGGGAGTCGCCTCCACGCAGGTGACTTACACCGGCAGTTATGGCATCACCAATACAAATAGTGCCAGCACGGGAGCCGGTCACACATGGATGTCCAAGCAACCACCACAGCCGAGTCAGCCGTCCCAGCAACAGCACACATTGTCCACCCTGAACAGCGAGCAGAGTCAGTCCCAGCAGAGGACACACATCAAAACCGAGCAGCTCAGTCCGAGTCATTACAGCGACCAGCCACAGCAGCACTCCCCGCAGCAGctcaactacagctccttcaacctCAACCATTACGGCTCTTCCTACCCAATGCCCATCACGCGCTCGCAGTATGACTACACCGAGCACCAAGGTTCCAACACCTACTACAGCCATGCTGCTGGCCAGAGCTCCAACATCTACTCTACCCTCAGCTACATGAACCCAAGCCAGCGTCCCATGTACACTCCAATTGCAGACACGACGGGGGTCCCATCCATTCCCCAAACACACAGCCCCCAACATTGGGAGCAGCCGGTCTACACACAGCTCACCAGGCCATAGAGCTATCACTATAGACCATTGACTTTCTAAAGACAATTTGCCATCCAGCACAAGTCAAGTAGTGCCCTCTTCATAGGTGCGTAGCACATCGCCCTCTGCTGGCAGCCAGCGAGAGCGGACGAACTGCTTCT containing:
- the SOX9 gene encoding transcription factor SOX-9 — its product is MNLLDPFMKMTEEQDKCMSGAPSPSMSEDSAGSPCPSGSGSDTENTRPQENTFPKGDSDMKKETEDEKFPVCIREAVSQVLKGYDWTLVPMPVRVNGSSKSKPHVKRPMNAFMVWAQAARRKLADQYPHLHNAELSKTLGKLWRLLNEGEKRPFVEEAERLRIQHKKDHPDYKYQPRRRKSVKNGQAEQEDGSEQTHISPNAIFKALQADSPHSASSMSEVHSPGEHSGQSQGPPTPPTTPKTDVQPGKPDLKREGRTIQEPGRQPPHIDFRDVDIGELSSEVISNIETFDVNEFDQYLPPNGHPGVASTQVTYTGSYGITNTNSASTGAGHTWMSKQPPQPSQPSQQQHTLSTLNSEQSQSQQRTHIKTEQLSPSHYSDQPQQHSPQQLNYSSFNLNHYGSSYPMPITRSQYDYTEHQGSNTYYSHAAGQSSNIYSTLSYMNPSQRPMYTPIADTTGVPSIPQTHSPQHWEQPVYTQLTRP